The following coding sequences lie in one Mustelus asterias chromosome 8, sMusAst1.hap1.1, whole genome shotgun sequence genomic window:
- the LOC144497695 gene encoding putative G-protein coupled receptor 139, with translation MGKTQFGFMRANLVVIMILSRGKCGLSNSTTRYLVAMAFADLLVIVFEVILWRISYYFFPGSFLEITPLCSTIFFLGCAASDWSVWFTVAFSFDRFVAICCQKLRANYCTEKTVAVTLATTGTLLCFKNVPFYFTLESSEIINNVPWYCFTKLSYFAEPGWIGFNWFDTVLNPLFPFVLILLLNVLTVKHILVASRVRKRLRAQNKGENQRDSEMESRRKSVILLFAISGNFILLWFIDVIEFLYYYVTGTDPTDYTDSLYIFQQVGIMMRSLSCCTNTFIYGVTQSKLREQFKIATMNIIFGFGKVHQQNYTKKFRLSAITAKG, from the exons CTAATTTAGTGGTGATTATGATTCTGTCACGGGGAAAGTGTGGACTCTCAAATAGCActactcgctacctggtggccatggctttCGCAGATTTGTTGGTCATTGTTTTTGAGGTCATACTCTGGAGAATTAGTTATTATTTCTTTCCGGGATCGTTCCTGGAAATCACTCCGCTATGCAGTACTATATTTTTCCTTGGCTGTGCAGCCTCAGACtggtctgtctggttcaccgtcgctTTCtcttttgatcgatttgtggctatttgttgccagaagtTGAGAGCAAattattgtactgagaaaactgTGGCGGTGACCCTAGCAACAACCGGCACGCTGCTTTGCTTCAAAAATGTCCCCTTTTACTTCACACTCGAATCCTCAGAAATAATTAACAACGTGCCGTGGTACTGTTTTACAAAGCTAAGTTATTTTGCTGAGCccggttggattggatttaactGGTTTGACACAGTGCTAAACCCATTGTTCCCATTCGTGTTGATTTTATTGCTCAATGTTCTGACGGTGAAGCACATATTAGTGGCCAGTCGCGTTCGTAAAAGACTAAGGGCTCAGAACAAGGGAGAAAATCAGCGCGACTCAGAGATGGAGAGCCGGCGGAAGTCCGTGATTTTACTTTTTGCCATTTCCGGGAACTTCATACTCTTGTGGTTCATTGACGTTATAGAGTTCCTATATTATTACGTAACCGGAACAGATCCTACAGACTACACTGATTCTCTCTACATTTTTCAACAAGTCGGAATTATGATGCGAAGcttaagttgctgcacaaacacattcatTTATGGCGTGACACAGTCGAAGTTGAGAGAACAGTTCAAGATTGCC ACCATGAATATAATATTTGGCTTCGGAAAAGTTCATCAACAGAATTACACCAAGAAATTCCGTTTATCCGCCATTACAGCGAAGGGATGA